The following coding sequences are from one Ornithodoros turicata isolate Travis chromosome 1, ASM3712646v1, whole genome shotgun sequence window:
- the LOC135377410 gene encoding mitochondrial sodium/calcium exchanger protein-like translates to MEQVMAIANLSAYSKDEDTDCTIVNTFNDTATRCLIVQGLNDCQTGRAVLPYINLLYCNEESVYAPLFTLLVWLVALFVALGSTASSYLCPALVVISRSLQLSQSVAGVTFLAFGNGAPDTIATIASIRLNRTALAIGELFGGGTYVATVVVGLIFINNKFDLIQSSLLRDVFFYLGASYWAFVLYYGGSITLSHAACFIVLYLVYIFVAVFGSSVLKKTSDMCTCVRKLVVRSDTASNISTESEYKVEATDRVETPPLYVPVPSPVLRPKLRRSSSGVSLHHHHENAIYLFTTSVEEEPSNCADDFVNSFSAEYKRNACSVSSQASFHLTRSNSSVFPGESTPLLHCPSVENSEGDASLCRTVPRYSEWMELLLQISPVEPEEWSRQHWLCKVYDVVTFPIYLVLVLTIPVVDRENRRNNWCRPLNTLQCVTSPLVIVFLFGGWHVKIADVLPLACLILVLGTILGIVVWCTSVAMRPPRYHVAFAYAGFAVSITWIYGIATEIVSLLKAFGVLYGISDALLGMTVLAWGNNIGDLVTNLSLAKQGFPQMAMSACFAGPVLAMLCGIGVAFTINFTTQGVSVVELQYSNLLAVIYGALVGVLTVLLISTLVTWFRSSRVVGYMLLTLYATFLFITAALEFGFTHIA, encoded by the coding sequence ATGGAGCAAGTCATGGCTATTGCAAACCTGTCCGCGTACTCCAAAGACGAGGACACCGACTGCACTATCGTCAACACCTTCAACGACACTGCTACACGGTGCCTCATCGTACAGGGCCTAAATGATTGTCAGACCGGCCGCGCCGTCTTACCGTACATCAACCTGCTGTACTGCAACGAAGAATCAGTCTATGCGCCGCTGTTTACCCTCCTCGTGTGGCTGGTGGCCCTGTTCGTAGCCCTCGGGTCGACGGCAAGTTCCTACCTATGCCCAGCGCTTGTTGTCATCTCACGATCACTGCAGCTTTCTCAGAGCGTAGCGGGCGTTACATTCCTGGCATTCGGCAATGGAGCGCCAGATACCATCGCAACGATCGCCAGTATTCGGCTAAACCGTACGGCTCTGGCTATTGGAGAACTGTTCGGGGGAGGAACCTACGTGGCAACCGTCGTCGTTGGGCTCATCTTCATCAACAATAAGTTTGATTTAATTCAGTCATCCCTTCTACGAGACGTGTTCTTCTATTTGGGCGCTTCGTACTGGGCATTCGTGCTGTACTACGGCGGCTCGATAACGCTGAGTCACGCTGCATGTTTCATTGTGCTCTACCTAGTATACATTTTCGTCGCCGTATTCGGTAGTTCAGTGCTGAAGAAGACGTCCGACATGTGCACATGCGTACGAAAGCTGGTGGTGCGTTCTGACACAGCGAGCAACATCAGTACAGAATCCGAATACAAGGTTGAAGCCACAGACCGGGTCGAAACGCCACCACTTTACGTTCCGGTGCCATCTCCGGTGCTTCGACCAAAACTGCGCCGGTCTTCGTCAGGCGTCAGCTTGCATCACCACCACGAGAACGCTATTTACCTCTTCACCACATCGGTGGAAGAAGAACCATCGAACTGCGCGGATGATTTCGTCAATTCCTTCAGCGCGGAATACAAGCGGAACGCCTGTTCTGTGAGTAGTCAGGCATCGTTCCACTTGACAAGAAGCAACTCGTCCGTGTTTCCCGGCGAGAGCACGCCGCTCTTGCACTGTCCTTCCGTCGAGAACTCGGAAGGCGACGCTTCACTCTGCAGAACGGTCCCGAGATACAGCGAGTGGATGGAACTGCTCCTTCAGATTTCTCCCGTAGAGCCGGAGGAATGGTCTCGTCAGCACTGGCTCTGCAAGGTCTACGACGTCGTGACCTTCCCCATCTACCTTGTCCTAGTACTCACCATACCTGTGGTTGACCGCGAGAACCGCCGTAATAATTGGTGCCGGCCACTCAATACCTTGCAGTGTGTTACTAGTCCGCTAGTGATCGTTTTCTTGTTCGGGGGGTGGCACGTGAAAATAGCGGATGTTCTCCCGCTTGCGTGTCTGATTCTGGTGTTAGGCACGATACTTGGGATCGTGGTCTGGTGCACATCGGTTGCTATGCGACCGCCGCGGTATCACGTCGCATTCGCGTACGCGGGGTTTGCAGTCTCCATAACCTGGATCTATGGCATCGCCACAGAGATCGTGTCGCTACTAAAGGCGTTCGGAGTTCTGTACGGTATAAGCGATGCACTTCTGGGAATGACCGTGTTAGCGTGGGGAAATAATATTGGCGACCTGGTAACTAATTTGTCTCTGGCCAAGCAGGGCTTTCCTCAGATGGCGATGTCCGCCTGCTTTGCAGGGCCGGTGCTCGCAATGCTGTGCGGGATTGGAGTGGCATTCACCATCAATTTCACGACGCAAGGCGTATCGGTGGTCGAGCTGCAGTACAGCAATCTCTTGGCTGTTATCTACGGAGCTCTCGTAGGCGTTCTAACAGTTTTGCTCATTTCCACCCTCGTCACGTGGTTCCGGTCGTCTCGCGTGGTCGGCTACATGTTGCTCACCCTGTACGCTACATTTTTATTCATCACAGCAGCCCTCGAGTTTGGATTCACCCACATTGCATGA